A part of Solibacillus sp. FSL H8-0538 genomic DNA contains:
- a CDS encoding lysozyme inhibitor LprI family protein: protein MKKYLIVTIGSLLSLLAGCNNPTENATEKGELAVATMDFNKVLGSKSYNGNLISTLKKDELVITTYLPLEEVLKSKKFEYIQKLHTIEKNLGDLKPLYAKGVISEMKEAEANAYKRWDTALNDIYDVLKQQLSTTEMNKLQEEQRQWIIDKEKKAKEESLIFEGGTMESLQYLSSLARITKERCYELVEYMK, encoded by the coding sequence ATGAAAAAATACTTAATAGTAACTATCGGAAGCTTACTTTCTCTCTTAGCTGGATGTAATAATCCTACAGAAAATGCAACAGAAAAGGGGGAATTAGCAGTAGCAACTATGGATTTTAATAAGGTGCTAGGTAGCAAAAGTTATAACGGAAATTTAATCAGTACATTAAAAAAAGATGAACTTGTAATAACTACCTACTTACCACTGGAAGAAGTTTTAAAGTCTAAAAAATTTGAGTATATACAAAAACTTCATACAATAGAAAAAAATTTAGGTGACCTCAAACCTTTATATGCTAAGGGTGTCATATCAGAAATGAAAGAAGCTGAAGCAAACGCATATAAACGATGGGATACAGCCTTAAATGACATTTACGATGTACTCAAACAACAACTTTCAACCACTGAGATGAACAAGTTACAGGAAGAACAACGGCAGTGGATTATTGACAAAGAAAAAAAAGCTAAGGAAGAATCATTAATTTTTGAAGGTGGCACAATGGAATCGTTACAGTATTTATCTTCACTTGCACGCATTACGAAAGAAAGATGTTATGAGTTAGTAGAGTATATGAAATGA